Proteins encoded by one window of Bactrocera oleae isolate idBacOlea1 chromosome 4, idBacOlea1, whole genome shotgun sequence:
- the LOC106626751 gene encoding general odorant-binding protein 56d, with translation MKFFAVVVVLAFVAVTAAQEAGLKLTEEQKQKVHTLGAECLKETGAAEEAVRAVVKGDNSQVDDKVKCFAKCMLGKLGYVENGKVNEEVVQNSLGKLIGDEKVKAIQAKCNGLKGTDDCDTAFQLRQCYVAEHGAIII, from the exons ATGAAattctttgctgttgttgttgtacttgccTTCGTCGCCGTCACTGCTGCGCAAGAG GCCGGTCTCAAATTGACCGAGGAGCAGAAGCAAAAGGTACACACTTTGGGCGCTGAATGTTTGAAGGAAACCGGTGCTGCCGAAGAGGCGGTTCGTGCTGTCGTTAAGGGTGATAACAGCCAAGTCGATGACAAAGTCAAATGCTTCGCCAAGTGCATGCTAGGCAAATTGGGTTATGTCGAGAATGGTAAGGTCAATGAGGAAGTCGTACAGAACTCACTGGGCAAATTGATTGGCGACGAGAAAGTTAAGGCTATTCAAGCTAAGTGCAATGGTTTGAAGGGTACCGACGACTGTGACACTGCCTTCCAATTGCGCCAATGTTATGTGGCTGAGCACGGTGCCATCATTATTTAA
- the LOC106626723 gene encoding LOW QUALITY PROTEIN: general odorant-binding protein 56d (The sequence of the model RefSeq protein was modified relative to this genomic sequence to represent the inferred CDS: inserted 1 base in 1 codon; substituted 1 base at 1 genomic stop codon), giving the protein MKSNILLATLISLSAVVAAHESNKPTQAHQYYEDCLKESGXKCLLKCLENKXELLKNGVPNEAGKGKLPMPAIGNSVPRNVLAKCNGLQGANECDTAFQLYKCYLQQHVILI; this is encoded by the exons ATGAAATCGAATATTTTGCTAGCCACTTTAATTTCACTCAGCGCAGTTGTCGCGGCTCATGAG TCCAATAAGCCAACACAAGCCCACCAGTACTACGAGGATTGCCTAAAAGAGTCGG GCAAGTGTTTACTAAAATGTCTCGAGAATAAGTAAGAACTTTTAAAAAATGGCGTGCCAAATGAAGCGGGCAAAGGTAAGCTACCAATGCCAGCTATTGGTAATAGCGTACCAAGAAATGTACTAGCCAAATGTAATGGCTTGCAGGGTGCCAACGAGTGTGACACAGCCTTTCAGTTATATAAGTGCTATTTGCAGCAGCATGTTATCTTGATttga
- the Obp56b gene encoding general odorant-binding protein 56a, producing MKSYSLFQLLFAVFICSPITQLHAADDKAAREACITETKLTAADANLVRGAAVASKLIQNDSEALKCFQLCYYKELGLIDVAGKTHAAKTLEYMSQVSGITDKTKLAGALGSCESVKGTSQCDRLYQFEKCALTKLGVSTYY from the exons ATGAAATCTTACAGTTTATTTCAACTGCTCTTTGCTGTATTCATTTGCAGTCCTATAACACAG CTACACGCAGCCGATGATAAAGCTGCTCGTGAAGCATGCATCACTGAGACCAAGCTAACTGCCGCCGATGCTAATCTGGTTAGAGGCGCCGCTGTTGCTAGTAAACTCATTCAAAACGATTCTGAGGCTTTGAAATGTTTCCAGCTTTGCTACTACAAAGAACTTGGACTCATCGATGTTGCTGGCAAAACGCATGCGGCTAAAACACTCGAGTATATGTCGCAGGTTAGCGGTATTACGGATAAAACCAAGTTAGCTGGCGCATTGGGTTCATGCGAGTCGGTCAAAGGTACCAGCCAATGTGATAGGCTATATCAATTTGAAAAGTGCGCTTTAACCAAATTGGGTGTTTCAACATATTACTGA